The Deltaproteobacteria bacterium genome has a segment encoding these proteins:
- a CDS encoding SH3 domain-containing protein, with the protein MARSTLIRPPRAGYFAMLPLIILALATACQKQTRSTIPPASTIPKAESTSQPQSQQRCGQLEQVLAQCNSARKQLQDDKAALHWRLLEKEYQLKRANRRWSALEKKLDQAILEVVQARAKVDSVASKAEAATNMAEAEVTLKSLTMSRSKQGKGSELDRAQYLLRLSNDEFQRKNYSGALYLAQQAKKCLMEYRTSQPALKKSASSDETAFAVPLPLRVIKRSNVRQGPGTDYKIIATLPPHSLVTGFIYKGSWVKVRSKNNIIGWIHQDLVKGL; encoded by the coding sequence ATGGCACGATCAACCTTAATCCGCCCACCACGCGCCGGCTACTTCGCCATGCTGCCATTGATCATCCTGGCGCTGGCAACTGCATGCCAGAAACAGACAAGGTCCACAATCCCACCTGCCAGTACCATTCCAAAGGCGGAGAGCACCAGTCAACCACAATCCCAGCAACGGTGCGGGCAGCTCGAACAAGTTCTCGCCCAGTGCAATTCTGCCAGGAAGCAACTGCAAGACGACAAGGCAGCTCTGCACTGGCGGCTCCTGGAAAAGGAGTACCAGTTGAAGAGGGCGAACAGGCGTTGGAGCGCTCTGGAAAAAAAGCTTGATCAGGCCATCCTTGAAGTTGTCCAGGCCAGAGCAAAGGTTGATTCCGTGGCAAGCAAAGCAGAGGCCGCTACCAACATGGCGGAAGCCGAGGTGACCCTGAAGTCGCTGACAATGAGCAGGTCGAAACAGGGGAAGGGTTCAGAGCTCGACCGCGCCCAATATCTTTTGAGGTTGAGCAATGATGAATTCCAGAGAAAGAACTACAGCGGCGCCCTGTATCTTGCTCAACAGGCGAAAAAGTGCCTGATGGAATACAGAACAAGTCAGCCTGCCCTGAAAAAGAGTGCATCTTCGGACGAAACCGCCTTTGCCGTGCCCTTGCCCCTTCGAGTCATCAAGAGATCAAATGTCCGCCAGGGGCCCGGTACCGACTACAAAATTATTGCTACCTTGCCGCCGCACAGCCTGGTAACCGGATTTATCTACAAAGGGAGCTGGGTCAAGGTGAGAAGCAAGAACAACATCATCGGTTGGATTCACCAGGACCTGGTAAAGGGGCTGTGA